A stretch of DNA from Bernardetia sp.:
AGTTGAGCAGCATAAAGATGAAAAAATATATGCTTTTGCTTTGTATAGTGATGGTGGAGCTATGACAGTTTGTCCTTCTACGAATACCTTAGATTTTTTGGATACGAAAGATAAAAACGATTTCTTGTATTACAAATACGAACCTGCCGAATGGAAATATGAATCAGAAGGAGCAGAAGCAGAGTTTGATAAAATTTGTAA
This window harbors:
- a CDS encoding DUF4303 domain-containing protein produces the protein MTFFEYLRLQIKHAAKKAFLEIVEQHKDEKIYAFALYSDGGAMTVCPSTNTLDFLDTKDKNDFLYYKYEPAEWKYESEGAEAEFDKIC